The Malus domestica chromosome 06, GDT2T_hap1 genome has a segment encoding these proteins:
- the LOC103437809 gene encoding transcription factor PRE3-like — protein MSSRRSRSRQSGGSRISDDQINDLVSKLQQLLPEIRNSRCSDKVSASTVLQETCNYIRNLHREVDDLSERLSELLATTDTAQAAVIRSLLLQ, from the exons ATGTCTAGCCGAAGGTCAAGATCTAGGCAATCAGGTGGCTCAAGAATCTCCGACGATCAGATTAATGATCTTGTTTCCAAGTTGCAACAGCTTCTTCCTGAGATTCGCAATAGTAGATGTTCTGACAAG GTTTCAGCATCCACAGTGCTACAAGAAACTTGCAACTACATTAGAAACTTGCACAGAGAGGTGGACGATCTAAGTGAGCGGCTGTCCGAGTTATTGGCAACAACTGACACTGCCCAAGCTGCTGTAATCAGGAGCTTACTTTTGCAGTAG